GTGTCTTGCCAAGATGGACCGAtaatctggtcaaggttgcgagagtatcctggatgcgggtgaCACAGGTCCGATCATCGTgccgatctttgggggaggcctatgcccagcagtgggcgttacgtggctcagaagaagaagaagtacCTTGCCGGTCTAAAAGATGTTTTATtgttcgtatttataatttctacaGCCTTCCCCGCGTGGAGATGCAATAGAGCCATGTGTCCCTACTGAGGCCAAACGTGAGACTGAAGAAATATTGAACGCTATCTTACCACCTAAGGAATGGGAAGAAGATGGTCAGATATGGACCCAAAAAGTAAGTACCAAATTCACTTTTGACTCTTAGAGTACAGAACAGACATATATCGTGAATCTCGATGATTGTGATAGTAATTAGGAAAAGAACATTGAAGATAGAACACATTATGCGCATCGAAACCAAGACTTGATCGACGTACAAAATCAAGGACCGCTGACCATACGTACTGTAGAACAACAAAATAGTTCACTGTTCTATAACAAGGTATGTTAGCTCCTAGGTGATGTATATCTTGTGCAGATATCGTCGACGCCGGCGACACGTCTGGACGTAATCAACCTGCAAGAGTTGCTGGATACGCGGCTGCAGCAGCGGCAGGCGCGCGAGACCGGTATCTGTCCCGTGCGCAGGCAACTCTACACGCAATGCTTCGACGAACTCATACGACAGGTCACGACCACGTTACAAATAAAAGAGCGATGTATTTTGAGTAGAAATATACTTTTCCAAGTGTGCCATATCTAACGACGGGAATAGTGAAATGTTATTCGTTTTGTTTAAGTATAATGATTGGATAAATTAAACCTTTTAACCGATTATTTGTTACcttttgaatgaaaaaatgcatttttttattattgactttttattttgatattatgtgttttttctttaaaaataattaaaaaaaattagctatATAgttgaatttttcaaaatatagaaacatatataccaaaatatatacataagttATTTCTTAATGTTTAGAAATTgtcgtaaaattaaaagcttaGTCGATTGCTAATATTTAACAGGTAACAATAAACTGCGGTGAGAGAGGTCTGTTACTGCTGCGCGTGCGCGACGAGGCTCGCATTACAATGGAGGCTTACCAAACCCTCTACTGCAGCTCTATCGCATTCGGCATGAGGAAGGCCTTGCAGGTACACTGAGTAACTACAGTCAAATCCGGTTATAATAACGTAGAAAAGATCAGCAATATTCAatagtaataaacaaaaatatttttagtcgaTGTCGTAGCGGTGGCGGATAAGGCAGCTGGAATCTTTCTGCTTTTTGGTCACAATAACCGATATGTCGTTATAACTGATGTCCATTAAACCTTATTACTGTAGTCTTACGACTTAACATAGCTATGTTTCtcctaaatataaaataactcgGTAAAACAGTCGGAGCAAGGAAAATCCGACCTTTTGGACCAAGTAGCAAAGTTGGAATCTGAACGGTCGAGTTTGGAGAAACTTTGCGCTGAGTTGAAACAGAAGACAGAACAGCTGGAGCGTCGCGCCGCAGAACTGAGAGCTGCAGAAGAGAAGAGACATCAAGAAGAATTACTTGCTTTGAAGAAGACAAACGCGCAACTGAAGGTTCTTCTATACCTTTTACTGTACATTATTGACCTGATAATAACTTTTCGttcatgtttaattaattaatttgttaattttttaaatataaaatcactaatttgtaatatttttggagTGTATTTAACAGCTAAATAATATGACGTTTTTTTCAGGCTCAATTGGAGGGAATTATTGCACCGAAAAAATAAAGGCGATGGACgtatggatattttttttaagatatgtcattacaatttaatgcagacattatttttcttattcaatattgttatgtaattcatgtttattaaagttttaacattaatatgcctacaatctatatatataaaaatggatCCCTATATCCTTTGGTCACGCCATTACGCTGGAccgatttcactttttttttgttgtgtttgttattgtcagGAGGATTATATAGTCAaatacatagtctggaagaacatatatgctacatattaagtttttttttaaatcccgcgcagaagaagtcgcgggcgatagctagttattaaataatgccATAGCGTTTGCATACCTTTTGGTATATACAAAACTAATaagggtttttttttcaaatgaaaatgcagtattattatattaaaatatatattaaaccatttatttagggcaaacatacaaatattttcattagttTACAATTCACATATTTAGAAccttaaaaagatataaaggacacacaaaatttcattcattcattcaatctattaaatacgaaagttccgtttttttattaaataataattaaaaatatttaattacaaaaaaaatcaacaaaattttataccattgaaataattgttgccaggataaaaaaaatctatttgattacgacataattttttaaaatccaactatattcataaaacattaaatcgagaattaaattatgcaaAGAAATGTTGTTGATAAgacttagtaaataaaaaaggcacCAAAcacattcaattatttaaaaaaaaattaaataaaaaaaataatacaccaataaaacaaatactgaACGAAAATGTCAATGCtcaaataattacattaaattataaattgtatatttatagtaaaggtgaaataaatttcaaatcaaatGAAATACCGGAACAGATTAAATGTGACGATGTCGATTGTGTACACGATTGTACACTCTGTATAATGCTGGTATGTACATTTACTATAAGTACCATGGAATACAATCTATTGCATGCAAACACCTCAAAACAATTTCCACTCAGCAGGTACAGATAAACATTCAGTCAAAactttctaaaaaaaacttccacggaatgaaaattaaatttaatattaaaaatacgtaaaGTACTCGAAGAACAATATCATTTATCAAAATAGATATCGTTAAAACCTAAAAATCTCCGTcgcaaaattacattaaaaaaaataaaaattgtgatcGAAACAAAATGTCCAATAACAATGTTCGCTACGGATTATATACAAAGTGGAAATGTTGCCGTAAAACTTTTGAACACGAATGTACACACTAAAGAAATGCCTTTAATatcacacacaaaaaaaaacatgcaaataagctttaaatataaaacgctGTCTAATGTCCATAAAGTATTGTTTAAGGTGATTTTACGATTTCATCGGCCATGTTTGAATTTCTTAAGATCAGTACCATTTTGTATACAATCCGCGTTCGGTGTTCACTCGCTGGTGGATTTCTTCAATAATGTTTCcgtttctaattttaaaacaatagttCGGTGGAATtctaaacaatattatcacAGTTATAATACAAAGTAACAATGCATGCTCGTTCTATTTATCGTTCGTTTGAAGAAATCAACTATCGAGTCGGACCTTTAAAATTAGCCGATACGTTGTCATGGGTAACAGGGTGGCGATTATGaatgttaaaagtaaatttctaCAGAGTGAGTAATAAATCTCAACAAACATCATGTGGATCAAACAATTGGATAGAAACATAATCTGTAACAACATCGGACGGAAAGTTTCTATAGAAATAGGATAGCCTAGACACATGTGTAAATTCATGTTACCTTATAATCGCCAGGAAGAGTACGGAGAATATTAGAGACCAGTATAACTCGGACCAAAGACACTTAAGGGTGATTTCCACTAAGGTCTGTCCAATTTCGTTCACTGTTTGTCGGTGTAGGTGAGGCGGTGCGCGGGGCCGACGGGGATGGCGGTGACCCTGCCCAGGCCGCCGTCCAGCAGGGGGTTGACGACCTGCACGATGTCAGGCTGCAGGGAGTCCTCCCCCACTTCCCCCTCCCCCAGGTTGTTGCCCTCCATGTCGGTGGGTGCACTCTCACTGCTGGGGCTCGTCGTCAAttctaatgaaattattttctctTGCGTCGTCTCCACCTAtgttaagtatatttattaataatattttaaaattatgttgcaGAGGTCATCGATAGAAGCGTGTTAATTTTGGtcctatttttaatgaaattaaaattatatttgtacaatttttaaatttttgtataaaattatttcatacaatggatggatggatttttaaaattagtcatgatagatttcataattaaatttacaattttatttcgtaaatctatatacaaacacaaaaaaatagtgttacatgcaaaatattttttgaatataaaaatacacatcgAGTGAAAgcgatataaatataaatgcaacAAACCATTCGTTTCGGTGAAGTTGCCGTGTCTAGAATCCAGGTATAGTCTGACAAATGATACACAAATATGTTAGCATGCCATGCCAAAGTATCATGCAACACTCACActcacatacataaataaataaataaaaaatacaatattacaaCCCTCACAGTacgaatatattaaattaatctctCCTATGTGATAACTACCAGAAAAACACTATCTTAGATCCAAATTTGTTACACAATTTagcaatatttgatttaaatattatcaaaaaatttagGTCCTAGACAAGATTTATTTAgaagacattattaaaatattcgtaCAGTTCCTAAAAACAAGACAATTTACACAGACAATGATCCtgtacttaatttataaaacgtttGAAATAACACTGAAAGAATattagttgtaaataaatattgataaacaaataaaaccacCACGTCAAAGAATTAGTTTGTGACGACTACATACATTTACTAACAAAAGGAATAGTCAGAGATTATAGATTTTTGTTTAGAGCGgtcttttttcatttctttcacATTCATATATCTACGTATACATTGACGATTGTGAGTGTAAACGGTCTTTATTTGTTATCTAGTAgtaatctctgcctacccttcaagttacgggcgtgagttaTATTGTCTACTATCTACACAGCGGTAATCTGTATGTGTCTGTCGCGGGAGCCATGTGATTATAGTTATGTGCGTAGGCGCAGGTAAATTAACTCTGTGTTTATAACTATTACGTCAGTACTGTCATgtctcattaaaaaaatataaagttttaactaCCGCATAATTCGTTCGTATTCGAATATACAATCTTGTgtgtttttgtaacaaatgtaaccttttatttttcctaaacgaaaatgtacaaaaaccgatatggaacaaaaaaaaagctttcacATAACTGTCAATGATTGCCAACGAATAAACTACAACATGAAacattgaatgaaaaaaatcagtcAGTCTTTAACTAGTCATTGTCTGGTTGCGTCATAAAAAGCTAAAGCATTGTCCGTAGAatacacaataataaaaccaCACAGGTACAGGGCATTTGTGTACAGCGATCTGTAATACGTAATGTAGATTCGCTACGCTACCTCTTTCTCAATGACTTTCTCAATGTACTCGACGGTGCGTACTTTAGTGTCGCCAGTGGCGGGGCACACGTACTCCTCCGTCCGCAGCGTTATTCTCTCGTCTAACAACTTTTCCTTCTCCTTGACGGCAAGTATCGGCCCAGGTTTTGTACGTAACGCGATACGCGGCAGGGGCCATTTCTACAATTTGTAAAGCCAATCTTTGACAATCACAAAACCCAGTGCGAGGGACGACACGATATAGGTGCAAAGCGTTACCCAACACGAGGACAATATGTTATATGCTctcaatatatattaattatggaTTTTACTAAGAACTTTATTagcaatttatgtttttatgagTCGAGTAGTAACCATGTAAATAGGTAAGATGCGTTTTGCAAACTTGAGTATTGGAAACAAACTATGTGTATGACAATGTGTTAATAACCATTCGATGTTAACTGTTACACAAACAGGGATTATACGATCAGACATTCAGTTATATTGTGATAAAGAAAACGACAGAATATACAATTATTCTATTGATATTCTTGTAAATAGCTGAAATACAAACTTATTTTGTCGTTTTTTTCATCAaagacattaattttattagtatttatttaatgacatatGGTTGCTATCAAATCTGTAGTAACATACCTCTGAAGGCGATTTATCTCTGGGAGGCAACTCGCCTATTATTTCTGTCGCCGGTCCAACCATACTCTTTATAACCTTTTGCGATTCTATTGCCTCCtgatgaataaatataaaaaatcaaaaaatgtttatatggatggatggatggatagatagatggatgttagtTACAAGTCATCTCCGGCTTcatggatcttgataaaatttggtacagatgtagaacacattctggaagtacacatagacaactaagttttttttaaattccacgtgAAAGGAGTTGCGAGAGAcatctagtaaataataagataGCCGTTGAACTTCTGTATACCTGTTCAAGTGAGCGTAGCCGCGCGGCACGCCAGGCGGCGCGGCGAGCGGCGCGCGTGGCGGCGTCCTCCTCGCCCCCCGCCCCGCCTGCCGCCCCGCCTGCCGCCCCGCCCTCCCGCTCGCGCCGCCGCTGCGACTTCGCTGAGGGGCTGACTCCGCCTCCTCTAGGTGCACTGCAAAGTGATCATTATATCTTTAGTTGAATTCCAATGACTGTGTGTGACTGTGACATTGTGACTATGTCAAAAAGGTTCCTTTCGGCCTTGTTTGTTAGGTGATGTTGTTAGTTTTAAGAAGTGTAGGATTGTTTACTTGTGCCCGTTCTCGTAGGGCTCGTCGTCGGAGTGCTCGCTGTCTCCGCTGCGGCGGTCCTCCCCGGGTGACCACGAGCCGAGCTCAGAGCGCGACAACGACGCCATCTTCCTCTCCTCTTCTTGCTTCAATTTCTCCACC
Above is a genomic segment from Papilio machaon chromosome 9, ilPapMach1.1, whole genome shotgun sequence containing:
- the LOC106718434 gene encoding putative inner dynein arm light chain, axonemal; this translates as MAERITTTAEDTLVRYDNPVLVSKKAEAIPSPRGDAIEPCVPTEAKRETEEILNAILPPKEWEEDGQIWTQKISSTPATRLDVINLQELLDTRLQQRQARETGICPVRRQLYTQCFDELIRQVTINCGERGLLLLRVRDEARITMEAYQTLYCSSIAFGMRKALQSEQGKSDLLDQVAKLESERSSLEKLCAELKQKTEQLERRAAELRAAEEKRHQEELLALKKTNAQLKAQLEGIIAPKK